The following coding sequences are from one Candidatus Nitrosopumilus sp. SW window:
- the sufB gene encoding Fe-S cluster assembly protein SufB, whose protein sequence is MATENLDMDYSKYDFKDSTEMYVHLSKKGLTKDTVIGISKMKDEPQWMLDFRLRSFEIFMKKPMPTWGGDLSVIDFQNIYYYAKASEKAEKNWDDVPEDVKNTFDKLGIPEAEKKFLAGVGAQYESEVVYHSLREDLAKQGVLFLDTDAALKEHPEIFKKYFGKIIPPEDNKFAALNSAVWSGGSFIYVPPGVKVDMPLQAYFRINAENIGQFERTLIIVDEGADVHYIEGCTAPVYSSESLHSAVVELVAHKDAHLRYTTIQNWSNDVYNLVTKRAYAYEGATVEWIDGNIGSKLTMKYPGVYLMGERAYGETLSIAFAGKGQHQDTGAKMVHLAPNTTSKITSKSVSRLDGRSTYRGLLNVAKGATNVKSTVRCDALLLDDTSKTDTYPYMEINQEDATITHEATVGKIGDEQIFYLMTRGFTEEEALSLIVNGFMEPFTKELPMEYAVELNRLIKLEMDDSVG, encoded by the coding sequence ATGGCAACTGAAAACCTTGACATGGATTATTCAAAATATGATTTTAAGGACTCTACAGAAATGTATGTCCACCTTAGCAAGAAAGGCCTGACTAAGGATACTGTAATTGGCATCAGTAAAATGAAAGATGAACCTCAATGGATGCTTGATTTTAGATTACGTTCTTTTGAAATCTTTATGAAAAAACCAATGCCAACTTGGGGTGGAGATCTCAGTGTCATTGATTTTCAAAATATCTACTATTATGCAAAAGCATCTGAGAAAGCAGAAAAGAACTGGGATGATGTACCTGAAGATGTCAAAAATACCTTTGACAAATTAGGAATTCCAGAAGCTGAAAAGAAATTCTTGGCAGGTGTTGGTGCACAATATGAATCTGAAGTTGTGTATCACAGTTTAAGAGAAGACTTGGCAAAACAAGGTGTTTTGTTTTTAGACACTGATGCTGCATTAAAAGAACATCCAGAGATTTTCAAAAAATACTTTGGAAAAATCATTCCTCCTGAAGATAATAAATTTGCAGCACTAAACAGTGCAGTTTGGAGTGGTGGTTCATTCATCTATGTTCCACCTGGTGTCAAAGTTGACATGCCACTTCAAGCATACTTTAGAATCAATGCTGAAAACATTGGTCAGTTTGAAAGAACATTGATCATTGTAGATGAAGGTGCAGACGTACACTATATCGAAGGTTGTACTGCTCCTGTTTACTCTTCAGAGTCATTACACTCTGCAGTTGTTGAACTAGTTGCACATAAAGACGCACATCTAAGATATACTACAATCCAGAACTGGAGTAACGATGTTTACAATCTTGTAACAAAACGAGCTTATGCATATGAAGGTGCAACAGTTGAATGGATTGATGGAAACATTGGAAGTAAACTTACCATGAAATATCCTGGAGTGTATCTTATGGGTGAACGTGCTTATGGTGAAACACTCTCTATTGCATTTGCAGGCAAGGGTCAACACCAAGACACTGGCGCAAAAATGGTTCATTTGGCACCAAATACTACCTCTAAAATTACATCCAAATCTGTAAGTAGATTGGATGGTCGTTCCACTTACAGAGGATTACTCAATGTGGCAAAAGGAGCTACCAATGTAAAATCTACTGTAAGATGTGATGCACTATTACTTGATGATACATCCAAGACTGACACTTATCCGTACATGGAAATCAATCAGGAAGATGCAACAATTACTCATGAAGCAACAGTTGGAAAAATTGGAGATGAACAAATCTTCTATCTTATGACTAGAGGATTTACAGAAGAAGAAGCATTGTCTCTAATTGTTAATGGTTTCATGGAACCATTTACAAAAGAACTTCCAATGGAATATGCAGTAGAGTTGAACCGTCTGATAAAACTTGAGATGGATGATTCTGTAGGATAA
- a CDS encoding Ig-like domain-containing protein → MKLLILLPLIFTLIAVGSVSNHFVHAESVDVIENKMVTLVGEGYDADDEDLIFKWTQIYGEPVKLSSYSVPEPTFMAPDVKNGEIKVLTFELTITDPLGASSSDTVEVIVNPENHIPVIDAGRDKVVLQNINAMSIFPTASDADGDVLTYKWKQTAGQDVNLVSTNEKHITLQPIYLDFSNFEPLTFEVTVNDGFGGTATDSVNVFLFSNLIDNKRISVDVGPIQTVYEGDDVTLSATGKTLDGSDIRYTWVQLIGPSVTLSSYSGQEVSFIAPQVGDTEKILSFQVTGYSPGNGWANALAMVKVLPSNGSPVANAGPDQTKTENVLVKIDGTGTDPDGDRIKYSWIQKSGTPVDFYERASFSIYFFTPKVAESEKLVFELTVTDTHGNSDSDSMTVFVTDRNSPPSALAGPDKRVVSGSDVTIVGSGADADGDELTFSWKQLSGDMVDFNKSGKSLNFKAPEVLPSESKRLSFQLTVTDTTDQKGFDQVVVFVSPENGAPIATASDDRTVYENTLVDIMCSGVDPDGDSLTFTWSTQSNAKFTDSSSGKTTVTAPSVVKDSKITLTCTVSDGTLSASDSLVLTVKNTLNQDIIADAGNDRIVNENVRVSLDGTGSDPENQPLKFTWTQISGEKVNLSSSSSLTPSFTSPTVANNEIKVLVFELKVFDDNGRQATDTVKITVDPINSPPEATASAKQS, encoded by the coding sequence TTGAAATTACTTATTTTACTACCTTTGATTTTTACATTGATTGCTGTAGGTAGTGTCTCAAATCATTTTGTTCATGCAGAATCAGTTGATGTCATTGAAAACAAAATGGTGACTCTGGTAGGTGAAGGTTATGATGCAGATGATGAAGATCTCATCTTCAAATGGACCCAAATTTATGGCGAACCTGTCAAACTATCTTCCTATTCTGTCCCTGAACCAACATTCATGGCACCTGATGTGAAAAATGGTGAAATCAAAGTTTTAACATTTGAACTAACAATTACTGATCCACTTGGCGCAAGCAGCTCTGATACTGTTGAAGTCATAGTTAATCCTGAAAATCACATTCCAGTAATTGATGCTGGACGTGATAAAGTTGTATTACAAAACATCAATGCAATGAGCATATTTCCTACTGCCTCTGACGCTGATGGGGATGTGTTAACTTACAAATGGAAACAAACTGCTGGTCAGGACGTTAATCTAGTTAGCACCAATGAAAAACATATCACACTTCAACCAATTTATCTGGATTTTTCAAATTTTGAACCACTAACTTTTGAGGTAACTGTTAATGATGGATTTGGTGGAACTGCAACTGATAGTGTAAATGTATTCTTGTTTTCTAATCTTATTGATAACAAACGAATTTCTGTAGATGTTGGACCAATTCAGACTGTCTATGAGGGAGATGATGTTACACTTAGTGCTACTGGTAAGACATTAGATGGTTCAGATATACGATATACATGGGTTCAATTAATTGGCCCTTCTGTAACTCTTAGTTCTTACAGTGGTCAAGAAGTAAGTTTTATTGCCCCCCAAGTTGGTGATACTGAAAAAATCTTGTCATTCCAAGTAACCGGCTATTCTCCTGGAAATGGATGGGCAAATGCTTTAGCAATGGTTAAGGTATTACCATCAAATGGCTCTCCTGTTGCAAATGCAGGACCTGATCAAACTAAAACTGAAAATGTTCTTGTAAAGATAGATGGAACTGGAACTGATCCAGATGGTGACAGAATAAAATATTCTTGGATTCAAAAATCTGGAACCCCTGTGGACTTCTATGAAAGAGCTTCATTTTCAATTTACTTTTTCACACCAAAAGTTGCCGAGTCTGAGAAACTAGTCTTCGAACTTACTGTAACTGATACTCATGGAAATTCAGATTCAGATTCTATGACTGTCTTTGTTACTGATAGAAATTCTCCCCCAAGTGCTTTAGCCGGACCTGACAAAAGAGTAGTTAGCGGTAGTGATGTAACCATTGTTGGTTCTGGTGCCGACGCTGATGGTGATGAACTCACATTCTCTTGGAAACAACTATCTGGTGATATGGTGGATTTCAATAAATCTGGCAAATCTCTAAACTTTAAAGCTCCAGAAGTACTACCTTCTGAATCAAAACGTCTCTCTTTCCAATTGACTGTCACTGACACTACTGATCAAAAAGGCTTTGATCAAGTTGTAGTATTCGTATCTCCAGAAAATGGTGCCCCTATTGCAACTGCTAGTGATGATAGAACTGTTTATGAAAATACACTAGTTGATATCATGTGTAGTGGAGTAGATCCTGATGGTGATAGTTTAACATTTACTTGGTCTACTCAATCTAATGCTAAATTCACTGATTCATCATCAGGAAAAACTACAGTTACTGCTCCAAGTGTTGTAAAAGACTCTAAAATCACTTTAACTTGTACTGTCAGTGATGGCACACTTAGTGCATCTGATAGTCTTGTATTGACTGTAAAGAATACTTTGAATCAAGACATTATTGCTGATGCTGGAAATGATAGAATTGTAAATGAAAATGTAAGAGTTTCTCTTGATGGAACTGGTAGTGATCCTGAAAATCAACCATTGAAATTTACTTGGACTCAAATTTCTGGTGAAAAAGTAAATTTATCTTCTAGCTCTAGTTTGACTCCATCATTTACTAGCCCCACAGTTGCAAATAATGAAATCAAAGTTCTGGTCTTTGAATTAAAGGTATTTGATGATAATGGAAGACAAGCTACTGATACAGTAAAGATAACTGTTGATCCAATCAACTCTCCTCCAGAAGCAACAGCATCTGCTAAACAATCTTAA
- a CDS encoding DNA-binding protein has translation MAEFIPISQVKKMRSGINAKAEVKSKGDPRTVNLKSGGTVDVCDAVIADGETEDDQMKLTLWGDDIKAVNVGDVVVITNGYTNEFKGEVSLTKGKFGQMEVNPQ, from the coding sequence ATGGCAGAATTCATACCAATTTCACAAGTAAAAAAAATGCGAAGTGGAATAAATGCTAAGGCAGAAGTAAAAAGCAAAGGAGATCCAAGAACTGTTAATCTAAAAAGTGGAGGAACAGTAGATGTCTGTGATGCTGTTATAGCTGATGGTGAAACTGAAGATGACCAAATGAAATTGACATTATGGGGAGATGACATCAAAGCAGTGAATGTTGGGGATGTTGTTGTAATCACAAATGGATACACCAATGAATTCAAAGGTGAAGTCTCTTTAACAAAGGGCAAATTTGGTCAGATGGAAGTAAATCCTCAATAA
- the sufD gene encoding Fe-S cluster assembly protein SufD: MSQETLSKIDESHINEISSSRNEPDWLKDYRKDSLSIYSTLPIEMSPLYNKYTDAKRLNPEKISIASSTRDTIPDFLQRRLGELENEICIIQIGTNIHRINLPDDLKSQGLVISSISDAIQNNFELVKKALEASNSNDDKFTALNNAAFNSGVFIHIPKNLVVEKPIHFLSCLSDDGLSIISRNVIFADESSKASIVQELYSPKADSQQAYLELLNTNVAANAELNITTLQMMDQNSVNFSTRRTDLAQDSKVNWYSGLFGSVLSRYKIDYYLNGTGASSNESEVVFGNNDQHFDIQTNMNHQSPATEARVVEKSILRNRSKSLFKGMIRIKENAAKSNSFLSGRSILLDKNAKSDAIPGLEILTNDVKATHSASVAQIDEEQIFYLKTRCLSHEEAERTIVEGFLEPLSRKMSFQVRAWIAYLIESKWENRELTINTDEELAKFVEIEETRYNEDSEIEQHYKYR, encoded by the coding sequence ATGTCTCAAGAAACACTATCTAAAATTGATGAATCTCACATCAATGAAATTTCTTCATCCAGAAATGAACCTGACTGGTTAAAAGACTACAGAAAGGACTCTCTTTCAATTTACAGTACACTTCCAATTGAGATGTCTCCTCTTTACAATAAATATACTGATGCAAAAAGACTAAACCCTGAAAAAATTTCAATTGCTTCTTCAACAAGAGATACAATTCCTGATTTTCTTCAAAGGAGACTTGGAGAATTAGAAAATGAAATTTGTATTATTCAAATAGGAACTAACATTCACAGAATTAATCTTCCTGATGATCTAAAATCTCAGGGCTTGGTTATTTCCTCTATCTCTGATGCAATTCAAAACAATTTTGAACTTGTGAAAAAAGCACTAGAGGCATCCAATTCCAATGATGACAAATTTACTGCCTTAAACAATGCTGCATTCAACTCTGGTGTGTTTATTCACATTCCAAAAAACTTGGTTGTGGAAAAACCAATTCACTTCTTATCTTGCTTGTCTGATGATGGATTATCCATAATATCTAGAAATGTCATCTTTGCAGATGAAAGTAGTAAAGCATCTATTGTTCAAGAATTATACTCTCCAAAGGCTGATTCTCAGCAAGCATACCTTGAATTACTTAACACAAATGTTGCAGCAAATGCCGAATTAAATATTACAACTTTACAGATGATGGACCAAAACTCTGTTAATTTCTCTACTAGAAGAACTGATTTGGCACAAGATTCTAAGGTAAATTGGTATTCTGGATTATTTGGCTCTGTATTATCTCGATACAAAATTGATTACTATCTTAATGGCACTGGCGCATCTTCTAATGAATCTGAAGTTGTGTTTGGAAACAATGATCAACACTTTGATATTCAGACAAACATGAACCATCAAAGTCCTGCAACTGAAGCTAGAGTTGTAGAAAAATCTATTCTAAGAAACAGATCAAAATCTCTTTTCAAAGGAATGATTAGAATTAAAGAAAATGCTGCAAAATCAAATTCCTTTTTGTCTGGTCGCTCTATCCTCTTAGACAAAAATGCAAAATCTGATGCAATTCCTGGACTTGAAATTCTAACAAATGATGTTAAAGCAACCCACTCTGCATCTGTAGCACAAATTGATGAAGAGCAAATATTCTACCTTAAAACCAGATGTTTGAGTCATGAGGAGGCTGAAAGAACTATTGTTGAAGGCTTTTTGGAGCCATTATCAAGAAAAATGTCTTTTCAAGTGAGGGCATGGATTGCATATCTTATTGAATCAAAGTGGGAAAACCGTGAATTAACAATCAACACTGATGAAGAACTAGCAAAATTCGTTGAAATTGAAGAGACAAGATATAACGAAGATTCTGAAATTGAACAACACTACAAATACCGATAA
- a CDS encoding uroporphyrinogen-III synthase: MLDGKTIAITRSHDDAAEFISLAKQNNAIPIALPTIELVSKGEKIVDEFLDSVKSYNPDYSVFMSSKAVKLLFDTAKDLGKLETLQLAIANTIVISVGPKTTIALEEQGIKVNHQPSETFSSVGVGELFTQLNAVGKKVIVPRSGASTPFLKELLNKIGIDVFEIHLYDVCAFRDTTQWNEFRELFSQNKVDGVVFTSASSVRGFFEIMTKDFDESALVQMLEKLSVVSIGPFTADELKKFNVQNTVSQVHTVQGSFDSLKSVISN, encoded by the coding sequence ATGCTTGATGGAAAAACTATAGCAATCACTCGTTCACATGATGATGCTGCCGAATTCATTTCACTTGCTAAACAAAATAATGCAATTCCGATAGCACTACCAACAATTGAACTTGTTAGCAAGGGGGAGAAAATTGTCGATGAATTTTTAGATTCTGTAAAATCATACAATCCTGATTACTCTGTTTTTATGAGTTCAAAAGCTGTCAAATTACTTTTTGATACTGCAAAAGACTTGGGAAAACTTGAAACTCTTCAACTGGCAATTGCAAACACAATTGTAATTTCAGTTGGACCAAAAACCACTATTGCCCTTGAGGAACAGGGAATCAAAGTAAATCATCAACCTTCAGAAACGTTTTCGTCAGTTGGCGTGGGAGAATTATTCACACAGCTCAACGCTGTTGGAAAAAAAGTCATAGTTCCTAGGAGTGGCGCATCTACCCCATTTCTCAAAGAATTACTAAACAAAATTGGAATTGATGTTTTTGAAATTCATCTGTATGATGTATGTGCATTTAGAGACACAACACAATGGAATGAATTTAGAGAATTGTTCTCACAAAACAAGGTTGATGGTGTAGTGTTTACAAGTGCATCTTCTGTTAGAGGCTTTTTTGAAATAATGACTAAGGACTTTGATGAATCTGCTTTAGTTCAAATGTTGGAAAAATTATCTGTTGTCTCAATTGGACCTTTCACCGCTGATGAATTAAAAAAATTTAATGTACAAAACACTGTGTCTCAAGTACATACTGTTCAGGGTTCTTTTGATTCACTAAAATCCGTAATTTCAAATTAA
- a CDS encoding phosphatase PAP2 family protein, with protein MQNWLFDIRSRSFVLLTILFLILTGLVYSGITESFDQSIVSFFSQNVGNPTLDIIMQYVTESGDVFNMLVFGIVMLIIPKTRRIGITLMILIVLSTLLTGYIKCGIDRDRPDFDYEGVEFPVEISRDTFALFCEGGFDASYPSGHAARAMIFGIILGYALSERFPRGAYLLFLYPVMISLSRIYVLQHYPMDVIGGTVIGIMLAGVMANRTKLYKIFDKSKT; from the coding sequence TTGCAAAACTGGCTTTTTGATATTAGGTCTCGTTCATTTGTATTGCTGACAATTTTATTTTTGATTTTAACTGGATTAGTGTACTCTGGAATTACTGAAAGTTTTGATCAAAGTATAGTTTCGTTTTTCTCTCAAAATGTTGGAAATCCTACACTTGACATCATAATGCAGTATGTTACAGAAAGTGGCGATGTTTTTAACATGTTGGTCTTTGGAATTGTGATGTTAATTATTCCAAAAACCAGAAGGATAGGAATTACCCTGATGATATTGATTGTATTGTCTACTCTCCTTACTGGATACATAAAATGTGGAATTGATCGTGATAGACCTGATTTTGATTATGAGGGTGTAGAGTTCCCTGTAGAAATCAGTCGTGACACTTTTGCCCTCTTCTGTGAGGGTGGATTTGATGCCTCTTACCCATCTGGGCATGCTGCCAGAGCTATGATATTTGGAATTATCTTGGGGTATGCATTATCTGAACGATTCCCCAGGGGTGCGTATTTACTGTTCTTATATCCTGTAATGATCTCTTTGAGTCGAATCTATGTTTTACAGCATTATCCGATGGATGTGATAGGTGGAACAGTTATTGGAATCATGCTTGCCGGCGTTATGGCAAATAGAACAAAACTATACAAAATTTTTGACAAATCAAAAACCTAA
- a CDS encoding iron-sulfur cluster assembly scaffold protein, translating into MSSNADIYHEMIVDYSRNPVNYGEIENHDVTFHDSNPLCGDSIDIDMKIDDNKVTDIKFHGKGCAICMACSSVLTEITKGKSLDDVRNIEKNDVLSELGLEHLQAVRIKCALLSLKVLKSALYTYIGKHLENSEDVDKLKEEAANLY; encoded by the coding sequence ATGAGTAGTAATGCTGACATTTACCATGAAATGATTGTAGATTATTCAAGAAATCCTGTAAATTATGGTGAAATAGAAAACCATGATGTAACCTTCCATGATTCAAATCCGTTATGTGGTGACAGTATTGACATTGATATGAAAATTGACGACAATAAAGTGACTGATATCAAATTTCATGGTAAGGGATGCGCAATTTGTATGGCATGTTCTTCAGTTTTGACTGAAATCACTAAAGGCAAAAGTCTTGATGATGTAAGAAATATTGAAAAAAATGATGTCCTAAGTGAATTGGGATTAGAACACTTGCAAGCAGTTAGAATCAAATGTGCTTTGCTTTCTCTAAAGGTACTCAAATCTGCTCTTTATACCTACATTGGAAAACATCTTGAAAATTCAGAAGATGTAGATAAATTAAAAGAAGAGGCAGCAAACCTGTACTAG
- a CDS encoding cysteine desulfurase produces MQSTQSSFENLRKDFPILERTVRDNKHLVYLDNASTTQKPNQVIDAITDYYQNHNANIHRAVYALAEEATEAYENTRDKIAKFVNIKDRQEIIFVRGTTEAINLVAYAWGRPHINEGDIIVTTEYEHHSNIVPWQLLTQEKRAKLEYIGMDDNGELILDDLDKHLATGKVKLVTFSLMSNVLGTITDAKKIIEKCKAAGVPTLIDGAQAVPHMKVDLEDLGCDFFAFSGHKMLGPTGIGVLWVRKSVLNTMSPFHGGGDMIREVHKYETTWNDLPYKFEAGTPNIADVVGLGAAVDYLTKIGMDNIREHEIELTKYAIEKLSNVKGLHIYGTKDMSKRGGVISFNFADVHPHDVAQIIDEEGIAVRSGHHCAQVLMERLNVAATSRASFYIYNTKEDIDVLVNSLNTVAKVFKL; encoded by the coding sequence TTGCAAAGCACTCAATCCTCATTTGAAAATTTAAGAAAAGACTTTCCGATACTTGAAAGGACTGTACGCGATAACAAACATCTAGTTTATCTTGATAATGCATCTACTACACAAAAACCAAATCAAGTAATTGATGCTATTACTGACTATTATCAAAATCATAACGCAAATATCCATAGAGCAGTTTATGCATTAGCTGAAGAAGCAACAGAAGCTTATGAGAACACCAGAGATAAAATTGCAAAATTTGTTAACATCAAAGATAGACAAGAAATAATCTTTGTTAGAGGTACCACTGAAGCAATTAACCTAGTTGCATATGCGTGGGGAAGACCTCACATCAATGAGGGCGATATTATTGTCACTACTGAATATGAGCATCATAGTAACATTGTTCCATGGCAACTTCTTACCCAAGAAAAACGTGCCAAACTAGAATACATTGGAATGGATGACAATGGTGAATTAATTCTAGATGATCTTGACAAACATCTTGCAACCGGTAAAGTGAAACTTGTTACATTTAGCCTAATGTCTAACGTACTTGGTACCATTACTGATGCTAAAAAAATTATTGAAAAATGTAAGGCAGCAGGTGTTCCTACTTTGATAGATGGAGCTCAGGCAGTTCCTCACATGAAAGTTGACCTTGAAGATTTAGGCTGTGACTTTTTTGCATTTTCTGGCCATAAGATGCTGGGTCCGACTGGAATTGGTGTTCTATGGGTTAGAAAATCTGTGCTCAATACAATGAGCCCTTTCCACGGTGGCGGTGATATGATTCGTGAAGTTCACAAATATGAGACTACTTGGAATGACTTGCCTTACAAATTTGAAGCTGGAACTCCTAATATTGCTGATGTTGTAGGATTGGGTGCAGCAGTTGACTATCTAACTAAAATTGGAATGGATAATATCCGCGAACATGAAATTGAACTAACAAAATATGCTATTGAAAAATTATCTAATGTTAAAGGACTTCATATCTATGGAACAAAAGATATGTCTAAACGTGGAGGTGTGATCTCATTTAATTTTGCAGATGTGCATCCTCATGATGTTGCACAAATTATTGATGAAGAAGGAATTGCAGTACGTTCTGGTCATCACTGTGCACAAGTTTTGATGGAGAGACTAAATGTTGCAGCTACTTCAAGAGCAAGTTTTTACATTTACAACACTAAAGAAGATATTGATGTACTTGTTAATTCATTAAATACGGTGGCAAAGGTGTTTAAGTTATGA
- the pgk gene encoding phosphoglycerate kinase: protein MHNRKVVKVLTLDDFDLKGKTIFLRVDMNCPIDPETMEISGTKRIEEAIETLQSLKEAKVVVASHQGRVGNNDYTGMDKHAKVLEKLMNREIKYVEDVIGEAAQNAIKNLENGDILLLDNLRLCAEENYEFTPENAAKTIMVTRLAKLFDLCVLDSFPSAHRSHPSIVGFPQVLPACAGRIVEREVRNLDEIMTVAKAPHVIVLGGSKVPDRLEAIKLLIQNGRADHVLLTGLIGNVFMRAQARIKSSLGIKREEEVVAKAHTLIGEYPDVFATPVDIAIDKDGERVEMDVREMGKGDKIFDLGPKTVEYYSKLIAGAGTVFISGPAGFFEKENFSFGTKALLTAVANSMATTIVSGGHLTTALKQQGLADKINHISTAGGALVLYLTGEKLPMIKALEDARVKHQSK, encoded by the coding sequence GTGCATAATAGAAAAGTCGTGAAGGTACTCACACTTGATGATTTTGACTTAAAAGGTAAGACCATTTTTTTGAGAGTGGACATGAACTGTCCAATAGACCCAGAAACTATGGAAATTTCAGGTACCAAAAGAATTGAAGAAGCCATAGAAACACTACAATCACTAAAAGAAGCCAAAGTAGTTGTTGCATCACACCAAGGAAGAGTTGGGAATAATGATTATACTGGAATGGACAAACATGCAAAAGTTCTTGAAAAATTAATGAATAGAGAAATAAAATATGTTGAAGACGTTATTGGTGAAGCTGCACAAAATGCAATTAAAAATTTAGAGAATGGAGACATTCTACTTTTGGATAATCTGAGATTATGTGCTGAAGAAAATTATGAATTTACTCCAGAGAATGCAGCAAAAACAATCATGGTAACTAGATTAGCAAAACTATTTGATCTCTGTGTGTTGGATTCATTTCCTAGTGCACACAGATCACATCCGTCAATTGTCGGATTTCCACAAGTATTACCTGCATGTGCAGGAAGAATAGTTGAAAGAGAAGTTAGAAATCTTGATGAAATCATGACTGTTGCAAAGGCTCCTCATGTCATAGTTTTAGGAGGATCTAAAGTTCCAGATAGGCTTGAGGCAATCAAATTACTTATTCAAAACGGCAGAGCAGATCATGTCTTACTAACAGGATTGATTGGAAATGTATTCATGCGTGCACAAGCCAGGATCAAATCATCACTTGGAATTAAAAGAGAAGAAGAAGTCGTTGCAAAAGCCCACACATTGATAGGAGAGTATCCAGACGTCTTTGCAACACCAGTAGACATTGCAATTGACAAAGATGGTGAAAGAGTAGAGATGGATGTAAGAGAGATGGGCAAAGGTGATAAGATTTTTGATTTAGGTCCAAAAACTGTAGAATATTATTCAAAATTAATTGCAGGTGCAGGAACAGTATTCATTAGTGGTCCAGCAGGATTTTTTGAAAAAGAAAATTTTAGTTTTGGAACGAAAGCATTACTAACTGCAGTAGCAAATTCAATGGCAACAACAATTGTTAGTGGAGGTCACTTAACAACAGCATTGAAACAACAAGGATTAGCAGATAAAATTAATCACATTAGTACTGCAGGAGGAGCACTTGTTCTATATCTCACGGGAGAGAAATTACCAATGATAAAAGCATTAGAAGATGCTAGAGTAAAACACCAATCTAAATAG
- a CDS encoding histone H1-like repetitive region-containing protein gives MASLEKTVLQLRKKQQEATKLRKKAEKQLKEVLSAHRRSSSGLNSIDRKIESEKEDASDVSSVLNQKNSQLESIQRLIQTAEERLTREKEAIEQTEQEIEFSENPEEKQLAESRLRSLTDRVEELTSEIKSRQKTAKKITDDVAKFDSIQSKLSTKIQKQSQSKPSLRETMMSSKKAAEKFVKELEIRKKSEESAKKALEKASSKLKEILDKKKTASKKKPARKTAAKKKPARKTAAKKKPARKTAAKKKPARKTAAKKKPARKTAAKKKPARKTAAKKKPARKTAAKKKPARKTAAKKKPARKTAAKKKPARKTAAKKKPARKTAAKKKPARKTAAKKKPARKTAAKKKPARKTAAKKKRKR, from the coding sequence TTGGCATCATTAGAAAAAACAGTTTTGCAACTGCGTAAAAAACAACAAGAAGCAACTAAACTAAGAAAAAAAGCAGAAAAACAACTCAAAGAAGTTCTTTCAGCTCATAGACGTTCTTCATCAGGTCTTAACTCTATTGACAGAAAAATAGAATCTGAGAAAGAAGATGCTTCAGATGTTTCTAGCGTTTTAAATCAAAAAAATTCCCAATTGGAAAGTATCCAAAGACTAATTCAGACTGCTGAAGAGCGTCTAACTAGGGAAAAAGAAGCCATTGAGCAAACTGAACAGGAAATTGAATTTTCTGAAAATCCTGAAGAAAAACAACTTGCTGAATCTCGATTACGCTCACTAACAGACCGTGTTGAGGAGTTAACTTCTGAAATTAAAAGCAGACAAAAAACTGCAAAAAAAATCACTGATGATGTTGCCAAATTCGATAGCATACAATCAAAACTTTCTACTAAAATTCAAAAACAATCTCAATCAAAACCCTCTCTGCGTGAGACAATGATGTCTAGTAAGAAAGCAGCTGAAAAATTTGTTAAAGAATTGGAAATCAGAAAAAAATCTGAAGAATCTGCAAAGAAAGCATTAGAGAAAGCATCCTCAAAATTAAAAGAAATTCTAGATAAGAAAAAAACTGCATCTAAAAAGAAACCAGCAAGAAAAACTGCAGCTAAAAAGAAACCAGCAAGAAAAACTGCAGCTAAAAAGAAACCAGCAAGAAAAACTGCAGCTAAAAAGAAACCAGCAAGAAAAACTGCAGCTAAAAAGAAACCAGCAAGAAAAACTGCAGCTAAAAAGAAACCAGCAAGAAAAACTGCAGCTAAAAAGAAACCAGCAAGAAAAACTGCAGCTAAAAAGAAACCAGCAAGAAAAACTGCAGCTAAAAAGAAACCAGCAAGAAAAACTGCAGCTAAAAAGAAACCAGCAAGAAAAACTGCAGCTAAAAAGAAACCAGCAAGAAAAACTGCAGCTAAAAAGAAACCAGCAAGAAAAACTGCAGCTAAAAAGAAACCAGCAAGAAAAACTGCAGCTAAAAAGAAACCAGCAAGAAAAACTGCAGCTAAAAAGAAACGAAAACGTTAG